From a region of the Podarcis muralis chromosome 16, rPodMur119.hap1.1, whole genome shotgun sequence genome:
- the LIMK2 gene encoding LIM domain kinase 2 isoform X1 has translation MDGGLVAAAAAATTGEEEWRCLGCGNSIAAGQRLYRTVNEAWHISCFRCSECQDLLTNWYYEKDGKLYCHKDYWRKFGESCHGCSLLMTGPVMVAGEYKYHPECFACMSCKVIIEDGDTYALVQHSALYCGKCHNQIVLTPMIERLSTEFLCEQLPYTLTLISMPAATDGKRGFTVAVEGGCSTYATSVQVKEVNRQHISPDVQNAIHPGDKILEINGTPIRTLQTEEVEDLIRKTSQTLQLLIEHDPVSQRLDRLRLDARMPGRTKKPSSPCPISALDLKENLEGTLRRRSLRRSNSISKSPGPSSPKEPLLLSRDISRSESLRSSTSGSQQIFRPCDLIHGEVLGKGFFGQAIKVTHKATGKVMVMKELIRCDEETQKTFLTEVKVMRSLDHPNVLKFIGVLYKDKKLNLLTEYIEGGTLKDFLRNMDPFPWEQKVSFAKGIASGMAYLHSMSIIHRDLNSHNCLIKLDKTVVVADFGLSRLIVEERKKPTLEKPSAKKRTLRKSDRKKRYTVVGNPYWMAPEMLNGQSYDETVDIFSFGIVLCEIIGQVYADPDCLPRTLDFGLNVKLFWEKFVPTDCPPAFFPLAAICCRLEPESRPPFSKLEDSFEALSLYLGELGIPLPSELELLDHNVSMQHGLIRDKLPENLT, from the exons TTGCTCCGAGTGCCAGGACCTCCTCACAAACTGGTACTATGAAAAGGATGGGAAACTCTACTGCCACAAGGACTACTGGAGGAAATTTGGCGAGTCTTGCCACGGCTGCTCTCTGCTGATGACTGGGCCAGTCATG GTGGCTGGTGAATACAAGTACCACCCAGAATGCTTTGCGTGTATGAGCTGCAAGGTGATCATTGAAGATGGCGACACATATGCATTGGTGCAGCACTCTGCCCTCTACTG TGGCAAATGCCATAACCAGATTGTTCTGACGCCGATGATTGAGAGGTTGTCCACAGAGTTCCTGTGTGAACAGCTGCCCTACACGCTGACCCTCATCTCCATGCCTGCGGCCACTGATGGCAAGCGAGGATTCACGGTGGCTGTCGAAGGTGGCTGCTCAACCTATGCCACTAGCGTCCAAGTGAAAGA AGTCAACCGACAGCATATTAGTCCTGATGTCCAGAACGCTATTCACCCTGGAGACAAGATCCTGGAGATCAATGGGACCCCGATTCGCACACTACAAACAGAAGAG GTAGAGGACCTGATTCGCAAGACAAGCCAAACCCTCCAGCTGTTGATCGAGCATGACCCCGTCTCTCAGCGTCTCGACAGACTGCGTCTGGATGCCCGGATGCCCGGGCGCACGAAAAAGCCGTCATCACCCTGCCCCATATCAGCTCTGGACCTAAAGGAGAACCTGGAAGGAACGCTGCGGCGTCGCTCCCTCAG GCGAAGCAACAGCATCTCCAAGTCCCCTGGCCCCAGCTCCCCAAAGGAACCGCTCCTCCTCAGCCGGGATATCAGCCGTTCCGAATCGCTCCGCTCATCCACAAGTGGTTCCCAGCAGATCTTCCGCCCCTGTGATCTGATCCACGGGGAGGTTTTGGGAAAAGGCTTCTTCGGCCAGGCTATCAAG GTGACTCACAAAGCAACAGGGAAAGTGATGGTGATGAAGGAGCTGATCCGTTGTGACGAGGAAACGCAGAAGACCTTCTTGACAGAG GTGAAGGTGATGCGCAGCTTGGATCACCCCAACGTCCTGAAATTCATTGGCGTGCTGTACAAGGACAAGAAGCTGAACCTTCTCACAGAGTACATTGAAGGCGGGACTCTGAAGGATTTCCTCCGGAACATG GATCCATTTCCCTGGGAGCAGAAGGTCAGTTTTGCTAAAGGAATTGCCTCAGGAATG GCTTACCTCCACTCGATGTCCATCATCCACCGAGATCTGAACTCCCACAACTGCCTGATCAAGCTG GACAAGACTGTGGTGGTTGCAGACTTTGGCCTCTCCCGGCTGATTGTAGAGGAAAGGAAGAAGCCCACCCTGGAGAAGCCATCGGCCAAGAAGCGGACCCTGCGCAAGAGTGACCGGAAGAAGCGCTACACAGTGGTGGGAAACCCCTACTGGATGGCACCAGAGATGCTGAACG ggCAGAGCTATGATGAGACAGTGGACATCTTTTCCTTTGGGATTGTGCTATGCGAG ATCATCGGACAAGTGTATGCCGATCCAGATTGCCTCCCCCGCACTCTGGATTTTGGCCTCAACGTGAAGCTCTTCTGGGAGAAGTTTGTTCCCACCGACTGCCCTCCGGCCTTCTTCCCCCTGGCAGCCATCTGCTGCAGGCTAGAGCCAGAGAGCAG GCCCCCGTTTTCCAAACTGGAGGATTCTTTTGAAGCCCTTTCCTTGTACCTGGGAGAGCTGGGAATCCCTCTTCCGTCAGAACTTGAATTGCTGGATCACAACGTCAGCATGCAGCACGGGCTGATCCGGGATAAGCTACCTGAAAACCTCACCTAA
- the LIMK2 gene encoding LIM domain kinase 2 isoform X2: protein MGSYLSAPPSFLPKEPFRCSECQDLLTNWYYEKDGKLYCHKDYWRKFGESCHGCSLLMTGPVMVAGEYKYHPECFACMSCKVIIEDGDTYALVQHSALYCGKCHNQIVLTPMIERLSTEFLCEQLPYTLTLISMPAATDGKRGFTVAVEGGCSTYATSVQVKEVNRQHISPDVQNAIHPGDKILEINGTPIRTLQTEEVEDLIRKTSQTLQLLIEHDPVSQRLDRLRLDARMPGRTKKPSSPCPISALDLKENLEGTLRRRSLRRSNSISKSPGPSSPKEPLLLSRDISRSESLRSSTSGSQQIFRPCDLIHGEVLGKGFFGQAIKVTHKATGKVMVMKELIRCDEETQKTFLTEVKVMRSLDHPNVLKFIGVLYKDKKLNLLTEYIEGGTLKDFLRNMDPFPWEQKVSFAKGIASGMAYLHSMSIIHRDLNSHNCLIKLDKTVVVADFGLSRLIVEERKKPTLEKPSAKKRTLRKSDRKKRYTVVGNPYWMAPEMLNGQSYDETVDIFSFGIVLCEIIGQVYADPDCLPRTLDFGLNVKLFWEKFVPTDCPPAFFPLAAICCRLEPESRPPFSKLEDSFEALSLYLGELGIPLPSELELLDHNVSMQHGLIRDKLPENLT from the exons TTGCTCCGAGTGCCAGGACCTCCTCACAAACTGGTACTATGAAAAGGATGGGAAACTCTACTGCCACAAGGACTACTGGAGGAAATTTGGCGAGTCTTGCCACGGCTGCTCTCTGCTGATGACTGGGCCAGTCATG GTGGCTGGTGAATACAAGTACCACCCAGAATGCTTTGCGTGTATGAGCTGCAAGGTGATCATTGAAGATGGCGACACATATGCATTGGTGCAGCACTCTGCCCTCTACTG TGGCAAATGCCATAACCAGATTGTTCTGACGCCGATGATTGAGAGGTTGTCCACAGAGTTCCTGTGTGAACAGCTGCCCTACACGCTGACCCTCATCTCCATGCCTGCGGCCACTGATGGCAAGCGAGGATTCACGGTGGCTGTCGAAGGTGGCTGCTCAACCTATGCCACTAGCGTCCAAGTGAAAGA AGTCAACCGACAGCATATTAGTCCTGATGTCCAGAACGCTATTCACCCTGGAGACAAGATCCTGGAGATCAATGGGACCCCGATTCGCACACTACAAACAGAAGAG GTAGAGGACCTGATTCGCAAGACAAGCCAAACCCTCCAGCTGTTGATCGAGCATGACCCCGTCTCTCAGCGTCTCGACAGACTGCGTCTGGATGCCCGGATGCCCGGGCGCACGAAAAAGCCGTCATCACCCTGCCCCATATCAGCTCTGGACCTAAAGGAGAACCTGGAAGGAACGCTGCGGCGTCGCTCCCTCAG GCGAAGCAACAGCATCTCCAAGTCCCCTGGCCCCAGCTCCCCAAAGGAACCGCTCCTCCTCAGCCGGGATATCAGCCGTTCCGAATCGCTCCGCTCATCCACAAGTGGTTCCCAGCAGATCTTCCGCCCCTGTGATCTGATCCACGGGGAGGTTTTGGGAAAAGGCTTCTTCGGCCAGGCTATCAAG GTGACTCACAAAGCAACAGGGAAAGTGATGGTGATGAAGGAGCTGATCCGTTGTGACGAGGAAACGCAGAAGACCTTCTTGACAGAG GTGAAGGTGATGCGCAGCTTGGATCACCCCAACGTCCTGAAATTCATTGGCGTGCTGTACAAGGACAAGAAGCTGAACCTTCTCACAGAGTACATTGAAGGCGGGACTCTGAAGGATTTCCTCCGGAACATG GATCCATTTCCCTGGGAGCAGAAGGTCAGTTTTGCTAAAGGAATTGCCTCAGGAATG GCTTACCTCCACTCGATGTCCATCATCCACCGAGATCTGAACTCCCACAACTGCCTGATCAAGCTG GACAAGACTGTGGTGGTTGCAGACTTTGGCCTCTCCCGGCTGATTGTAGAGGAAAGGAAGAAGCCCACCCTGGAGAAGCCATCGGCCAAGAAGCGGACCCTGCGCAAGAGTGACCGGAAGAAGCGCTACACAGTGGTGGGAAACCCCTACTGGATGGCACCAGAGATGCTGAACG ggCAGAGCTATGATGAGACAGTGGACATCTTTTCCTTTGGGATTGTGCTATGCGAG ATCATCGGACAAGTGTATGCCGATCCAGATTGCCTCCCCCGCACTCTGGATTTTGGCCTCAACGTGAAGCTCTTCTGGGAGAAGTTTGTTCCCACCGACTGCCCTCCGGCCTTCTTCCCCCTGGCAGCCATCTGCTGCAGGCTAGAGCCAGAGAGCAG GCCCCCGTTTTCCAAACTGGAGGATTCTTTTGAAGCCCTTTCCTTGTACCTGGGAGAGCTGGGAATCCCTCTTCCGTCAGAACTTGAATTGCTGGATCACAACGTCAGCATGCAGCACGGGCTGATCCGGGATAAGCTACCTGAAAACCTCACCTAA
- the LIMK2 gene encoding LIM domain kinase 2 isoform X4, with protein sequence MTGPVMVAGEYKYHPECFACMSCKVIIEDGDTYALVQHSALYCGKCHNQIVLTPMIERLSTEFLCEQLPYTLTLISMPAATDGKRGFTVAVEGGCSTYATSVQVKEVNRQHISPDVQNAIHPGDKILEINGTPIRTLQTEEVEDLIRKTSQTLQLLIEHDPVSQRLDRLRLDARMPGRTKKPSSPCPISALDLKENLEGTLRRRSLRRSNSISKSPGPSSPKEPLLLSRDISRSESLRSSTSGSQQIFRPCDLIHGEVLGKGFFGQAIKVTHKATGKVMVMKELIRCDEETQKTFLTEVKVMRSLDHPNVLKFIGVLYKDKKLNLLTEYIEGGTLKDFLRNMDPFPWEQKVSFAKGIASGMAYLHSMSIIHRDLNSHNCLIKLDKTVVVADFGLSRLIVEERKKPTLEKPSAKKRTLRKSDRKKRYTVVGNPYWMAPEMLNGQSYDETVDIFSFGIVLCEIIGQVYADPDCLPRTLDFGLNVKLFWEKFVPTDCPPAFFPLAAICCRLEPESRPPFSKLEDSFEALSLYLGELGIPLPSELELLDHNVSMQHGLIRDKLPENLT encoded by the exons ATGACTGGGCCAGTCATG GTGGCTGGTGAATACAAGTACCACCCAGAATGCTTTGCGTGTATGAGCTGCAAGGTGATCATTGAAGATGGCGACACATATGCATTGGTGCAGCACTCTGCCCTCTACTG TGGCAAATGCCATAACCAGATTGTTCTGACGCCGATGATTGAGAGGTTGTCCACAGAGTTCCTGTGTGAACAGCTGCCCTACACGCTGACCCTCATCTCCATGCCTGCGGCCACTGATGGCAAGCGAGGATTCACGGTGGCTGTCGAAGGTGGCTGCTCAACCTATGCCACTAGCGTCCAAGTGAAAGA AGTCAACCGACAGCATATTAGTCCTGATGTCCAGAACGCTATTCACCCTGGAGACAAGATCCTGGAGATCAATGGGACCCCGATTCGCACACTACAAACAGAAGAG GTAGAGGACCTGATTCGCAAGACAAGCCAAACCCTCCAGCTGTTGATCGAGCATGACCCCGTCTCTCAGCGTCTCGACAGACTGCGTCTGGATGCCCGGATGCCCGGGCGCACGAAAAAGCCGTCATCACCCTGCCCCATATCAGCTCTGGACCTAAAGGAGAACCTGGAAGGAACGCTGCGGCGTCGCTCCCTCAG GCGAAGCAACAGCATCTCCAAGTCCCCTGGCCCCAGCTCCCCAAAGGAACCGCTCCTCCTCAGCCGGGATATCAGCCGTTCCGAATCGCTCCGCTCATCCACAAGTGGTTCCCAGCAGATCTTCCGCCCCTGTGATCTGATCCACGGGGAGGTTTTGGGAAAAGGCTTCTTCGGCCAGGCTATCAAG GTGACTCACAAAGCAACAGGGAAAGTGATGGTGATGAAGGAGCTGATCCGTTGTGACGAGGAAACGCAGAAGACCTTCTTGACAGAG GTGAAGGTGATGCGCAGCTTGGATCACCCCAACGTCCTGAAATTCATTGGCGTGCTGTACAAGGACAAGAAGCTGAACCTTCTCACAGAGTACATTGAAGGCGGGACTCTGAAGGATTTCCTCCGGAACATG GATCCATTTCCCTGGGAGCAGAAGGTCAGTTTTGCTAAAGGAATTGCCTCAGGAATG GCTTACCTCCACTCGATGTCCATCATCCACCGAGATCTGAACTCCCACAACTGCCTGATCAAGCTG GACAAGACTGTGGTGGTTGCAGACTTTGGCCTCTCCCGGCTGATTGTAGAGGAAAGGAAGAAGCCCACCCTGGAGAAGCCATCGGCCAAGAAGCGGACCCTGCGCAAGAGTGACCGGAAGAAGCGCTACACAGTGGTGGGAAACCCCTACTGGATGGCACCAGAGATGCTGAACG ggCAGAGCTATGATGAGACAGTGGACATCTTTTCCTTTGGGATTGTGCTATGCGAG ATCATCGGACAAGTGTATGCCGATCCAGATTGCCTCCCCCGCACTCTGGATTTTGGCCTCAACGTGAAGCTCTTCTGGGAGAAGTTTGTTCCCACCGACTGCCCTCCGGCCTTCTTCCCCCTGGCAGCCATCTGCTGCAGGCTAGAGCCAGAGAGCAG GCCCCCGTTTTCCAAACTGGAGGATTCTTTTGAAGCCCTTTCCTTGTACCTGGGAGAGCTGGGAATCCCTCTTCCGTCAGAACTTGAATTGCTGGATCACAACGTCAGCATGCAGCACGGGCTGATCCGGGATAAGCTACCTGAAAACCTCACCTAA
- the LIMK2 gene encoding LIM domain kinase 2 isoform X3 yields MAHFLFPVAGEYKYHPECFACMSCKVIIEDGDTYALVQHSALYCGKCHNQIVLTPMIERLSTEFLCEQLPYTLTLISMPAATDGKRGFTVAVEGGCSTYATSVQVKEVNRQHISPDVQNAIHPGDKILEINGTPIRTLQTEEVEDLIRKTSQTLQLLIEHDPVSQRLDRLRLDARMPGRTKKPSSPCPISALDLKENLEGTLRRRSLRRSNSISKSPGPSSPKEPLLLSRDISRSESLRSSTSGSQQIFRPCDLIHGEVLGKGFFGQAIKVTHKATGKVMVMKELIRCDEETQKTFLTEVKVMRSLDHPNVLKFIGVLYKDKKLNLLTEYIEGGTLKDFLRNMDPFPWEQKVSFAKGIASGMAYLHSMSIIHRDLNSHNCLIKLDKTVVVADFGLSRLIVEERKKPTLEKPSAKKRTLRKSDRKKRYTVVGNPYWMAPEMLNGQSYDETVDIFSFGIVLCEIIGQVYADPDCLPRTLDFGLNVKLFWEKFVPTDCPPAFFPLAAICCRLEPESRPPFSKLEDSFEALSLYLGELGIPLPSELELLDHNVSMQHGLIRDKLPENLT; encoded by the exons GTGGCTGGTGAATACAAGTACCACCCAGAATGCTTTGCGTGTATGAGCTGCAAGGTGATCATTGAAGATGGCGACACATATGCATTGGTGCAGCACTCTGCCCTCTACTG TGGCAAATGCCATAACCAGATTGTTCTGACGCCGATGATTGAGAGGTTGTCCACAGAGTTCCTGTGTGAACAGCTGCCCTACACGCTGACCCTCATCTCCATGCCTGCGGCCACTGATGGCAAGCGAGGATTCACGGTGGCTGTCGAAGGTGGCTGCTCAACCTATGCCACTAGCGTCCAAGTGAAAGA AGTCAACCGACAGCATATTAGTCCTGATGTCCAGAACGCTATTCACCCTGGAGACAAGATCCTGGAGATCAATGGGACCCCGATTCGCACACTACAAACAGAAGAG GTAGAGGACCTGATTCGCAAGACAAGCCAAACCCTCCAGCTGTTGATCGAGCATGACCCCGTCTCTCAGCGTCTCGACAGACTGCGTCTGGATGCCCGGATGCCCGGGCGCACGAAAAAGCCGTCATCACCCTGCCCCATATCAGCTCTGGACCTAAAGGAGAACCTGGAAGGAACGCTGCGGCGTCGCTCCCTCAG GCGAAGCAACAGCATCTCCAAGTCCCCTGGCCCCAGCTCCCCAAAGGAACCGCTCCTCCTCAGCCGGGATATCAGCCGTTCCGAATCGCTCCGCTCATCCACAAGTGGTTCCCAGCAGATCTTCCGCCCCTGTGATCTGATCCACGGGGAGGTTTTGGGAAAAGGCTTCTTCGGCCAGGCTATCAAG GTGACTCACAAAGCAACAGGGAAAGTGATGGTGATGAAGGAGCTGATCCGTTGTGACGAGGAAACGCAGAAGACCTTCTTGACAGAG GTGAAGGTGATGCGCAGCTTGGATCACCCCAACGTCCTGAAATTCATTGGCGTGCTGTACAAGGACAAGAAGCTGAACCTTCTCACAGAGTACATTGAAGGCGGGACTCTGAAGGATTTCCTCCGGAACATG GATCCATTTCCCTGGGAGCAGAAGGTCAGTTTTGCTAAAGGAATTGCCTCAGGAATG GCTTACCTCCACTCGATGTCCATCATCCACCGAGATCTGAACTCCCACAACTGCCTGATCAAGCTG GACAAGACTGTGGTGGTTGCAGACTTTGGCCTCTCCCGGCTGATTGTAGAGGAAAGGAAGAAGCCCACCCTGGAGAAGCCATCGGCCAAGAAGCGGACCCTGCGCAAGAGTGACCGGAAGAAGCGCTACACAGTGGTGGGAAACCCCTACTGGATGGCACCAGAGATGCTGAACG ggCAGAGCTATGATGAGACAGTGGACATCTTTTCCTTTGGGATTGTGCTATGCGAG ATCATCGGACAAGTGTATGCCGATCCAGATTGCCTCCCCCGCACTCTGGATTTTGGCCTCAACGTGAAGCTCTTCTGGGAGAAGTTTGTTCCCACCGACTGCCCTCCGGCCTTCTTCCCCCTGGCAGCCATCTGCTGCAGGCTAGAGCCAGAGAGCAG GCCCCCGTTTTCCAAACTGGAGGATTCTTTTGAAGCCCTTTCCTTGTACCTGGGAGAGCTGGGAATCCCTCTTCCGTCAGAACTTGAATTGCTGGATCACAACGTCAGCATGCAGCACGGGCTGATCCGGGATAAGCTACCTGAAAACCTCACCTAA